Proteins from a genomic interval of Sphingobacterium sp. SYP-B4668:
- a CDS encoding DNA polymerase III subunit alpha, producing MMLNLHSYFSLRYGTLSLEDLVEGLLATGHDTAVLTDINNSSGSLDLLRLGMKAGLNILAGMEFRNEDQLLYIGIARNNEGFRQLNELMTTHNRGASRLPDSPPYLDQVYMIYPYGSRSVKDLRENEYIGIKPNERNLIRLESAANWERYVILTPVSFIPEDYKLHCQLRAIDHNILFSQLDKRMVAEKDEVLIPKVQLLEMYRDFPMLIRNTNRLLGSCSFDLDFKKMKNKESFTGNPVNDKQLLHKYTTEGFVRRYGATDKAAQERIKRELEIIENLRFSSYFLITDDICRYARSRDFHYVGRGSGANSAVAYCLGITDVDPIDLKLPFERFLNPKRQSPPDFDIDFSWNERDDIYDYIFNRYQTGHTALMGAMSTFRSRSILRELGKVYGLPKAEIDRLVHEPENMLNKNEVTNTILSVYNRMADFPNQRTIHASGVLISEQPLTYYSALDYPPKGLPTMQFDMYVSEDIGFEKFDILSQRGIGHIKDCREIVKQNRGISIDTGNPKRFFEDPKIADQLRSANTIGCFYVESPAMRQLITKLRCDDYLTLVAASSIIRPGVASSGMMAEFIRRHHNPESVVYPHPVFKEQLEETYGVMVYQEDVMKIGNAYGGLDMADADVLRRMMSGKYRSKEPLLEIESKFFEHCRKQGYPESASREIWRQMESFAGYSFNKAHSASFAVESYQSLFLKTYYPKEFMVAVLNNYGGFYNRKVYVNEAKRAGARVNLPCVNRSVFAATIYGDDIFLGFDALLNLNDKLALRIPAERMANGEYTSLENFVLRTGAKLEQLIILIRTGAFRFMGLGKKELLWEAHLLLSKDKRAETVPLLFEMASRKPVLPKLQSSVLEDYYDEIELIGFGVSGSLFNLARSDYKGDARAADLMKQEGKMIRMVGDFVVEKYVRTKSEKLMKFGTFLDAAGDFFDTVHFPPSLAQYPLRGNGLYLIEGKVVVEFGCPAIEVTRCGKMPLKADPRSV from the coding sequence CACAACAGAGGGGCTTCGCGGTTGCCGGACTCGCCTCCTTATCTGGATCAGGTGTATATGATCTACCCCTACGGCAGCAGGTCGGTGAAGGATCTACGGGAGAATGAGTATATCGGTATAAAGCCGAACGAACGTAATCTGATCCGCCTGGAATCTGCGGCAAACTGGGAGCGCTACGTGATCCTGACACCGGTCTCTTTCATCCCGGAGGATTATAAACTACACTGCCAGCTGCGGGCCATAGACCACAATATTCTCTTCTCGCAATTGGATAAACGGATGGTAGCGGAGAAGGATGAGGTGCTGATACCGAAGGTGCAGCTCCTGGAAATGTACCGGGACTTCCCCATGTTGATACGTAATACGAACCGCCTGCTTGGCTCCTGCTCTTTTGATCTGGATTTTAAGAAAATGAAGAATAAGGAGTCGTTTACGGGCAATCCTGTCAATGATAAGCAGCTGCTGCATAAATATACAACGGAGGGATTCGTGCGCAGGTATGGCGCAACGGATAAGGCCGCGCAGGAGCGTATCAAAAGGGAACTGGAGATTATCGAGAATCTCCGCTTCTCGAGTTATTTCCTGATCACGGATGATATATGCCGCTATGCACGCAGCCGGGACTTCCACTATGTAGGGCGTGGCTCGGGGGCCAACTCGGCGGTAGCGTACTGCCTGGGGATTACGGATGTGGATCCGATAGACCTCAAGTTGCCCTTTGAGCGTTTTCTGAATCCGAAAAGGCAGTCGCCACCGGACTTTGATATCGATTTTAGCTGGAATGAGCGGGACGATATCTATGATTATATTTTCAACCGCTACCAGACGGGACATACTGCCCTGATGGGTGCAATGAGTACGTTCCGCTCGCGGAGTATCCTGCGCGAACTGGGTAAGGTGTACGGCCTGCCCAAAGCGGAGATAGACCGACTGGTGCATGAACCGGAAAATATGCTGAATAAGAATGAGGTGACCAACACGATCCTCTCGGTGTATAACCGGATGGCGGATTTTCCGAACCAGCGGACGATACATGCCAGTGGGGTGCTGATCTCTGAACAGCCCCTCACCTACTATTCGGCACTGGACTATCCGCCCAAAGGACTGCCGACCATGCAGTTTGATATGTATGTATCGGAGGATATCGGCTTTGAGAAGTTTGATATCTTATCGCAGCGGGGTATCGGCCATATCAAGGACTGTCGGGAGATCGTAAAACAGAACAGGGGTATCAGCATCGATACGGGCAACCCAAAACGCTTTTTTGAGGATCCGAAGATTGCGGATCAGCTCCGGTCGGCCAATACGATCGGTTGTTTTTATGTGGAGTCGCCGGCGATGCGGCAGCTGATTACCAAACTCCGCTGTGATGATTACCTGACACTGGTCGCGGCTTCGTCGATTATCCGCCCAGGGGTGGCTTCGTCGGGGATGATGGCAGAATTTATCCGTCGCCACCATAATCCGGAATCGGTGGTGTACCCGCACCCTGTATTCAAGGAGCAGCTGGAAGAGACCTACGGGGTGATGGTGTATCAGGAGGATGTGATGAAGATCGGCAACGCCTACGGTGGCCTGGATATGGCCGATGCGGATGTACTGCGCAGGATGATGTCGGGCAAGTACCGTAGCAAGGAGCCTCTGTTGGAAATTGAAAGTAAGTTTTTCGAGCATTGCCGTAAGCAGGGCTACCCCGAAAGTGCGAGCCGGGAGATATGGCGGCAGATGGAGAGCTTTGCAGGGTATTCTTTCAATAAAGCGCATTCGGCTTCCTTTGCGGTGGAAAGCTATCAGAGTCTGTTTCTGAAGACGTACTACCCGAAGGAGTTTATGGTGGCGGTGCTGAACAACTATGGGGGCTTCTACAACCGCAAGGTGTATGTCAATGAAGCTAAACGGGCGGGTGCCCGAGTGAACCTGCCCTGTGTGAATAGGTCGGTATTTGCGGCAACGATCTATGGAGATGACATCTTTCTGGGATTTGACGCGCTACTGAATCTGAATGATAAGCTGGCACTACGTATCCCGGCCGAACGAATGGCGAATGGGGAATATACGAGTCTGGAGAACTTTGTACTGCGTACGGGGGCCAAGCTGGAGCAGCTGATTATCCTTATCCGGACGGGCGCTTTCCGCTTTATGGGACTAGGCAAGAAGGAACTGCTATGGGAAGCGCATCTACTGCTGTCGAAGGATAAACGGGCGGAAACGGTACCGCTACTCTTTGAAATGGCGAGCCGTAAACCGGTACTGCCGAAGCTACAAAGCTCGGTACTGGAAGATTATTATGATGAAATAGAGCTGATCGGTTTTGGGGTATCGGGTTCGCTGTTCAATCTGGCTCGCAGTGATTATAAAGGGGATGCCAGGGCGGCGGATCTGATGAAGCAGGAAGGAAAAATGATCCGTATGGTGGGGGATTTTGTAGTGGAAAAGTATGTACGTACGAAAAGCGAGAAGCTGATGAAATTCGGCACTTTCCTAGATGCAGCGGGGGATTTTTTTGATACGGTACACTTCCCTCCTTCACTGGCCCAATACCCCTTGCGGGGCAATGGCCTATACCTGATTGAGGGTAAGGTGGTGGTCGAATTTGGATGCCCCGCCATCGAGGTGACCCGATGTGGCAAGATGCCACTGAAAGCTGATCCGCGGAGTGTTTAA